Proteins from one Ahaetulla prasina isolate Xishuangbanna chromosome 2, ASM2864084v1, whole genome shotgun sequence genomic window:
- the USF3 gene encoding basic helix-loop-helix domain-containing protein USF3 isoform X1 — translation MVPSVGLQLLSPPCTPSILLSQTMPEMTEKAPLKKQHRKKNRETHNAVERHRKKKINAGINRIGELIPCSPALKQSKNMILDQAYKYITEMKKQNDELLLNGGNNEQAEEIKKLRKQLDELQKENGRYIALLKANDICLYDDPTIHWKGNLKNSNVSIVIPNDQIQKKKENLKNTNISVVIPNDQLQKNIVVYSNGSQFGGSNQGASVQGITFNIGHNLQKQTANVVPVQRTCNTPATISSIYSTAIKSGIQTSVSSLVSGLPNTDKKTLEQSTSENKQGTSICTSAASSVNTSQLVRLQSGKQISSQDENDISKSKNKQGSLKLIEKTSVLSPSLSSSVSIDVLHCQQANIPTEVGSRSGSLGSCVTSAADPACVASIGGKASTEKVFKSLDGRTPEGEAPKAVTELNIVPATTVEKWPFPSSSGVGIPESKSIGNLMRITSAGNTQTTWTTLQLAGSTVQPLNHTPSNTMTALLNEPINGASIIASTPNKILANAAGLNNPLIPDEHPVDQLVVTLPSHPSLPIQPLISKTQTRAQVASSLLPVNPAMQVIQVSQPMTSPINTSPINQNIVILQPPNANSCTPVLRAELPNQTVSQQIVIIQTANPNPLSFFPTPSVVKMPVNGTNAGNLIQSASGPHMFGGKHLVHILPRPSSSTSSCLTQTFSVSMSNQKLPQTISLNGQLFALKPMKSCSGDSDQAPMQIIQPTTSEDPNTNIALNAFGALANLNQSISQMAGQSCQQVSGNPSTNPKIVSSQTTPISPGLLSVTTPSSSAAESSRLTCTSSSLDISSPKAAGLGSKWSNKNSGTKKTSVASNNLACQVDPDKDCKKIDRNMTTASEHSGSDILLENMPVVLQCLAVPQANCTISPDDIHASDPHPKDRLRAEQNMESTLTPDLNAAGVPRSLSLESSLLGQFEVVPAMSTDHASPPLQICKSQTNSTASSKLSELSKCISTSPLLPSSSDSPVTISQISQTNRETNTENVPRTEVSEICRMEQNCSIVMQASDLLEEQGLTKMFSEFNKVGDVQKSFSVQVEHPSFCTQSTKSNISSNDNLGRKQEELLLINGEEENLTRSNSCTSDQEAITANRQVDSPMSTSSGSSCGFSVASMLPDTCRENVSNSTLVNTHSTCTFSEQTDIVALAARAIFDQETLAKTTGAVSGTSISKGSKIPSLGRDQPFKAHPVKNTNQMETGPNNFSTQNSMQINIELSAEKSCSVSLEMADTALQIPTPQPSSTSSLSVNNLIHPTCIIHPPVSCSGVPSSSDQTTVSVSGTPSVPANSYMTQSPGHSPRLMAEYPSEQLSALQTTTMQGPQICEPHLKQQRQSRKESAKRSVQDDHMLSASKRQKHCQTAPLQLEDMALLNQTADDIEGQNQIRVNQVPPNSSNLAVSVSSQGHTNGHTRLFQASNFVSPTSRQAEVQCNSHPPILDQAGQHLQPIQHALSQSMAHLQANHPYIKPQQQQAGQLRERHQLYQLQHYISPAESSIHSQTHIAHQQRILHQEAQLQKKRSLIQATQPTTLSLQQKHHGNDQSRSKSSQPHPHHSQIQQLQQHYPSSQPEKNCENSALSRTHSHPRSHPSQDILHQQSSDVGSRQPSSGVPSEHVSGHSQMHRMLTSRALEQQIVSQPSIVSRPDVPCLPHRQERNRVSSYSAEALIGKSSSNSEHRLGVPMQSFKVSDHLEMRNYADVSRNKELVIHNTQSRVSVDHPLGSDIQRLSECQTFKVNAINQQPTGNFDVQSSRSNEISNTLRGMQTQSFRLAQNAGPPIDRQKRLSYQPVQSISTGNPLPPRRDNENTCHQGFMQSLLIPHLGDQANGNQRPISEHQRNPQCASSSNVDYNCAPARESIHIRREGDDQNRESCDMSLGTINSRNNALTIPFSSSSGDIQGRNSSPNISIQKSNSMRITESHGTKGHINASASSNVHGATRPLHYAPVSRGNADQVPPSIRQTNSSATDRSRHPLQDNSGSKIRQSERNRSANQRHGNVFEPSLPQLPLSTGGGMILGRQQPTLEKRGSIVRFMPEGPHVSHDSTAADQHTLSQNFGFPFIPESGMNPPVNANTSFIPPVTQPNATRTAALIPVDPQNTLPSFYPPYSPAHPSLSNDISIPYFSNQMFSNPSTEKPNGGGLNNRFGSILSPPRPVGFAQPSFPLLTDMPPVHVANSSHLSNFNLTSLFPEIATALPSDGSAISPLLSIANTSGSDSLKQSSNRPAHNISHILGHDCSSAV, via the exons ATTCTTTTGTCTCAAACTATGCCAGAGATGACAGAGAAAGCTCCTCTTAAGAAGCAGCACCG GAAGAAAAACCGAGAGACTCATAATGCAG TGGAGAGGCATCGAAAGAAGAAAATCAATGCTGGTATAAACCGAATTGGTGAGCTAATTCCATGTTCCCCTGCACTGAAACAG AGTAAGAACATGATTCTGGATCAAGCATACAAATATATAACAGAAATGAAAAAGCAAAATGATGAACTCCTGTTGAATGGAGGAAACAATGAGCAAG ctgaagaaataaaaaaactcCGGAAGCAATTGGATGAACTCCAGAAAGAAAATGGGCGCTACATAGCATTGTTGAAAGCTAATGACATTTGCCTTTATGATGATCCTACCATCCATTGGAAAGGAAATCTTAAAAATTCAAACGTTTCTATTGTAATTCCAAATGATCAGatacaaaagaagaaagaaaatctgaaaaatacaaatatttctgtTGTAATCCCCAATGATCAACTGCAAAAGAATATTGTTGTATATTCCAATGGCAGTCAGTTTGGTGGAAGTAACCAGGGGGCATCTGTCCAAGGAATAACTTTTAATATAGGACATAATTTACAGAAACAGACAGCTAATGTTGTTCCTGTCCAGAGGACTTGCAACACTCCTGCAACCATTTCTAGTATTTATTCAACAGCAATCAAATCAGGTATTCAAACTTCAGTTTCATCATTAGTATCAGGCCTACCAAATACAGACAAAAAAACTCTTGAGCAATCTACCTCTGAGAACAAGCAAGGCACGTCTATCTGTACTAGTGCTGCCAGTTCTGTGAATACCTCGCAGCTAGTAAGACTGCAGAGTGGAAAACAGATTTCATCACAAGATGAGAATGACATCTCCAAATCTAAAAATAAACAAGGGAGTTTAAAGCTGATTGAGAAAACAAGCGTACTAAGCCCCAGCCTTTCTTCCAGTGTTAGTATAGATGTGCTTCATTGTCAACAAGCAAATATACCAACAGAAGTGGGTTCAAGAAGTGGGTCTCTAGGAAGCTGTGTAACTTCTGCAGCTGACCCAGCTTGTGTTGCATCTATTGGTGGAAAGGCATCTACAGAAAAGGTCTTCAAAAGCCTAGATGGTAGAACTCCAGAAGGAGAAGCCCCAAAGGCTGTAACAGAACTGAATATAGTGCCTGCTACTACTGTAGAGAAATGGCCTTTTCCCAGTTCTTCAGGTGTTGGCATTCCAGAGTCAAAAAGCATTGGTAATCTTATGAGAATCACTTCAGCTGGAAATACCCAAACCACCTGGACTACACTGCAGCTAGCTGGAAGCACTGTTCAGCCTCTAAATCATACTCCATCCAACACAATGACAGCCCTTTTAAATGAGCCAATTAATGGTGCTAGTATTATAGCTTCCACTCCAAACAAGATTCTGGCCAATGCTGCTGGTTTAAATAACCCTCTAATTCCAGATGAACACCCAGTTGACCAATTGGTTGTTACCTTGCCTTCCCATCCATCTTTACCTATTCAGCCACTAATTAGTAAGACACAAACTAGAGCACAAGTGGCAAGCAGCCTCCTTCCTGTGAATCCAGCCATGCAAGTGATTCAAGTATCTCAGCCAATGACCTCCCCTATCAATACATCACCTATTAATCAGAACATTGTAATTCTCCAGCCACCTAATGCTAATTCCTGTACTCCAGTGCTGAGAGCTGAACTCCCAAATCAGACTGTTAGCCAACAGATTGTAATAATACAAACTGCTAATCCAAATCCCCTCTCTTTTTTCCCAACACCATCAGTTGTTAAAATGCCTGTGAATGGAACAAATGCTGGCAATCTTATACAAAGTGCCTCTGGCCCTCATATGTTTGGTGGGAAACATCTTGTTCATATTTTACCAAGGCCCTCCTCTTCAACATCTTCTTGCCTGACACAAACATTTTCTGTTTCAATGTCTAACCAAAAGCTTCCACAGACTATTTCTTTAAATGGACAGTTGTTTGCATTAAAGCCTATGAAATCCTGTTCTGGAGATTCAGATCAAGCCCCTATGCAAATTATTCAGCCTACCACCAGTGAAGATCCAAATACCAACATTGCCCTCAATGCATTTGGTGCTTTAGCTAACCTCAATCAAAGCATATCGCAGATGGCTGGCCAAAGCTGTCAACAAGTGTCTGGCAATCCGTCTACCAACCCCAAAATTGTTAGTAGCCAAACCACACCAATATCTCCTGGTTTGCTATCAGTGACAACACCTTCCTCTTCAGCTGCTGAGAGTTCTAGATTAACCTGCACTTCATCTTCACTAGACATTTCTTCCCCCAAAGCTGCTGGTTTGGGTTCAAAATGGTCTAATAAAAATTCAGGTACAAAGAAAACTTCAGTAGCCAGCAACAACCTTGCATGTCAAGTGGATCCTGACAAAGACTGCAAAAAAATTGATAGAAATATGACAACTGCATCTGAACATTCAGGAAGTGACATATTGCTTGAAAATATGCCTGTTGTTTTGCAGTGCTTAGCTGTACCACAGGCAAACTGTACAATATCACCAGATGATATACATGCTTCTGATCCTCATCCCAAAGATAGActgagagcagaacagaacatggAATCTACTCTGACACCTGATCTGAATGCAGCTGGAGTGCCTAGATCATTGTCCCTTGAATCATCCTTATTGGGTCAATTTGAGGTAGTTCCTGCGATGTCCACAGACCATGCTTCTCCACCTCTTCAGATATGTAAATCTCAAACCAACTCAACAGCAAGTTCTAAGTTATCAGAACTATCCAAATGTATATCCACCAGTCCTTTACTACCCTCTTCTTCAGACTCTCCAGTGACAATTTCTCAAATTTCTCAGACAAATAGAGAAACGAATACAGAGAATGTTCCCAGAACAGAGGTCTCAGAGATCTGCAGGATGGAACAAAATTGTTCAATCGTAATGCAGGCCTCAGATTTATTGGAAGAACAGGGCCTAACCAAAATGTTCTCAGAGTTTAATAAAGTAGGAGATGTACAAAAATCCTTTTCAGTCCAAGTAGAGCACCCCAGTTTTTGTACCCAAAGCACAAAATCAAATATTAGCTCAAATGATAATTTGGGAAGGAAACAAGAAGAACTCTTGCTGATAAATGGTGAAGAAGAAAACCTCACACGGTCTAATTCTTGCACCTCTGACCAGGAAGCTATCACTGCTAATAGGCAAGTAGACTCCCCCATGTCAACTAGTTCAGGTAGCAGTTGTGGCTTTTCTGTTGCATCCATGTTGCCAGATACATGTAGGGAAAATGTTTCCAACAGCACTTTGGTGAACACACATAGCACCTGCACATTTTCAGAGCAAACAGATATTGTAGCACTGGCTGCAAGAGCAATTTTTGACCAGGAGACTCTTGCAAAAACTACAGGAGCAGTGTCAGGAACCTCTATTTCCAAGGGTAGTAAAATACCATCTCTAGGAAGAGACCAACCATTCAAAGCCCATCCAGTTAAAAACACTAATCAAATGGAAACAGGGCCAAACAATTTCAGTACCCAGAATTCAATGCAAATAAACATTGAGTTGTCTGCAGAGAAAAGTTGTTCTGTTAGTCTGGAAATGGCTGATACAGCTTTGCAGATTCCAACTCCGCAACCCTCAAGCACCTCCAGCTTGAGTGTGAATAATCTCATACATCCAACATGCATCATACATCCTCCGGTAAGCTGCTCAGGTGTACCATCCTCTTCAGATCAAACAACTGTTTCTGTTTCTGGGACTCCATCTGTCCCTGCTAATTCATATATGACTCAGTCTCCAGGACATTCTCCAAGGTTGATGGCAGAGTATCCTTCAGAACAATTATCTGCTCTTCAGACTACCACGATGCAAGGTCCACAGATATGTGAACCACATTTAAAGCAGCAAAGACAAAGCCGCAAAGAATCAGCCAAGCGTTCTGTTCAAGATGATCACATGCTTTCTGCATCAAAGAGGCAGAAACATTGCCAGACAGCACCTCTACAGCTTGAAGACATGGCTCTGTTGAATCAAACAGCTGATGATATTGAGGGTCAAAATCAAATCCGTGTGAAtcaggtccctcccaactcatcTAATCTTGCAGTATCAGTGAGTAGTCAAGGACATACCAATGGCCACACCAGGTTATTTCAAGCCAGCAATTTTGTGTCACCTACTTCGAGGCAAGCTGAAGTTCAATGTAATTCTCATCCACCTATCCTTGATCAAGCAGGACAACATCTGCAGCCTATCCAACATGCTCTCTCTCAGAGTATGGCTCATCTTCAGGCTAATCACCCATATATAAAACCACAGCAACAGCAGGCTGGACAGCTAAGAGAAAGGCATCAGTTGTATCAACTTCAGCATTATATTTCTCCTGCAGAAAGTTCTATACACTCTCAAACCCATATTGCCCATCAGCAAAGAATATTGCATCAAGAGGCACAGCTGCAGAAAAAGAGAAGTCTTATTCAAGCCACTCAGCCCACCACACTTTCTTTACAGCAGAAGCATCATGGAAATGACCAATCACGGTCAAAGAGTAGCCAGCCACACCCCCATCACTCCCAGATTCAACAATTGCAGCAGCATTACCCTTCTTCCCAGCCTGAGAAGAATTGTGAGAATTCTGCTTTGAGTAGAACTCATAGCCATCCACGGAGCCATCCAAGCCAGGACATTCTGCATCAGCAGTCATCAGATGTGGGCAGCAGACAACCAAGTTCTGGAGTTCCTTCTGAACATGTCTCGGGACATAGTCAGATGCATAGAATGTTGACCTCTAGGGCTTTGGAGCAGCAGATAGTGTCTCAACCTAGTATTGTCTCTAGACCAGATGTCCCCTGTCTCCCTCATAGGCAAGAAAGAAATAGAGTTAGTAGTTACTCTGCAGAGGCACTTATTGGGAAGTCTTCATCTAATTCGGAACACAGGCTAGGAGTACCCATGCAGAGCTTCAAAGTTTCAGATCATCTTGAAATGAGAAACTATGCCGATGTATCTAGGAATAAAGAACTAGTAATTCATAATACACAAAGTCGTGTATCTGTAGATCATCCACTTGGATCAGACATTCAGAGGCTCTCTGAGTGTCAGACGTTCAAGGTGAATGCCATTAATCAACAGCCTACAGGTAACTTTGATGTGCAATCTTCAAGAAGTAATGAAATAAGTAACACTCTCAGGGGTATGCAAACACAGAGTTTTCGACTTGCCCAAAATGCTGGACCACCAATAGACAGACAAAAGAGGTTGTCTTATCAACCAGTTCAAAGCATTTCAACAGGAAATCCTCTCCCTCCCCGAAGAGACAATGAGAATACATGCCACCAGGGATTCATGCAAAGTTTACTTATTCCTCATCTTGGAGATCAAGCTAATGGAAACCAAAGACCAATTTCAGAGCATCAGAGAAATCCACAGTGTGCCAGTTCCTCAAATGTTGATTATAATTGTGCCCCAGCAAGAGAAAGTATTCATATTCGGAGGGAAGGTGATGATCAGAACAgagaaagttgtgatatgtctctTGGTACTATTAATAGTAGGAACAATGCTTTAACTATTCCTTTCTCAAGTTCTTCTGGAGATATTCAGGGCCGTAACTCAAGTCCCAATATTTCTATCCAGAAATCTAATTCCATGAGAATAACAGAGAGCCATGGAACAAAAGGTCACATAAATGCCTCAGCTTCTAGCAATGTGCACGGAGCTACACGTCCTCTTCACTATGCACCAGTCTCTCGTGGGAATGCTGACCAGGTTCCTCCATCTATTCGTCAAACTAATTCTTCAGCCACTGATCGATCAAGACATCCTTTACAGGATAACAGTGGCTCTAAAATTCGCCAGTCTGAAAGGAATCGTTCTGCAAATCAGAGACATGGGAATGTGTTTGAACCTTCTCTTCCCCAACTCCCTTTATCCACTGGTGGAGGAATGATCCTTGGACGACAGCAGCCTACCCTTGAAAAAAGGGGCAGCATTGTACGATTCATGCCTGAAGGGCCACATGTCTCTCATGACAGTACAGCTGCTGATCAGCACACTCTGTCTCAAAATTTTGGATTTCCTTTTATTCCAGAAAGTGGAATGAATCCCCCAGTAAATGCCAACACTTCATTTATTCCACCAGTAACTCAACCCAATGCTACCCGAACAGCAGCCCTGATTCCAGTTGATCCTCAAAATACATTGCCGTCTTTCTATCCACCATATTCTCCTGCACATCCCTCCCTGTCTAATGACATTTCAATTCCTTATTTTTCTAACCAAATGTTTTCTAATCCAAGTACAGAGAAGCCAAATGGTGGAGGTTTAAACAATCGATTTGGTTCTATTTTGTCCCCTCCCAGACCAGTTGGTTTTGCTCAGCCAAGCTTTCCCCTTTTGACAGATATGCCTCCAGTGCATGTGGCCAATTCATCCCACTTGTCCAATTTTAATTTGACTTCTTTATTCCCGGAAATAGCTACAGCTCTTCCTTCAGATGGATCAGCAATCTCACCACTGCTCTCAATAGCAAATACATCTGGTTCTGACTCTTTGAAACAATCATCAAATCGGCCTGCCCATAATATAAGCCATATTCTAGGTCATGACTGCAGTTCAGCTGTGTGA